One window of Doryrhamphus excisus isolate RoL2022-K1 chromosome 13, RoL_Dexc_1.0, whole genome shotgun sequence genomic DNA carries:
- the LOC131140411 gene encoding L-serine dehydratase/L-threonine deaminase-like isoform X7 — translation MVLIEKKKTLVITNFNHRHFMEGIELLLFLEGRLKEAGKYCLVISAGPIWDGTPLSRWASLPQELTLELTDPGRSCGSVGAEGRTSCCFLGSSSSNAMAEHMHVNTPLLESIAMSKRVGTTVYLKMENSQPSGSFKIRGIGHLCQQLAPRSKGIVCSSGGNAGMAAAYAARKMRVPATVILPSTTPQFVVQRLQEQGATVKVVGKVWDDAHAEALRIAETEGLVYVPPFDHPLIWQGNSSVITEAASTLGPSVKPGAVLVSVGGGGLLCGVVQGLKDVGWVDVPIIAMETVGADCLNASVKAGRMVTLDDITSEATCLGAKTACRKAFEYTQSNEVTIISELVTDEQALGAVETFLDEERVLVELACGAALAAVYSGLVQRLQAEGRLPVHLGPLLVIVCGGSNIDMEELSMLKHKLEAI, via the exons ATGGTCCtaatcgagaaaaaaaaaacattggtcatCACCAACTTCAATCATCGCCATTTTATGGAGGGAATTGAGTTATTGCTGTTCCTGGAGGGAAGATTAAAGGAAGCGGGAAAATATTGCCTCGTCATTTCCG CAGGTCCAATTTGGGACGGCACTCCGCTGTCACGGTGGGCAAGCCTGCCCCAGGAACTAACCCTGGAACTCACAGATCCTGGACGCAGTTGTGGCTCAGTCGGAGCTGAAGGCAGAACGTCGTGTTGCTTTCTGGGGTCCAGTAG TTCTAACGCCATGGCTGAACATATGCATGTCAACACGCCGCTATTGGAGAGCATCGCCATGTCCAAACGTGTGGGAACCACCGTGTATTTGAAAATGGAGAATTCCCAGCCCTCTGGTTCTTTTAAGATACGTGGCATCGGACACCTGTGCCAGCAG CTTGCGCCACGATCTAAAGGAATCGTCTGTTCCTCAG GTGGGAATGCTGGGATGGCGGCTGCTTATGCAGCTCGAAAAATGCGCGTGCCGGCCACCGTTATACTTCCCTCGACAACCCCTCAGTTTGTTGTCCAGAGACTACAGGAGCAAGGTGCTACTGTGAAAGTGGTGGGCAAG GTCTGGGATGATGCTCACGCCGAGGCGCTTAGAATTGCTGAGACCGAAGGACTTGTCTATGTGCCTCCGTTTGACCATCCTTTGATATG GCAGGGCAATTCCAGTGTCATCACAGAGGCTGCAAGCACCCTGGGTCCCAGCGTCAAGCCTGGAGCGGTGTTGGTATCTGTGGGTGGAGGGGGGCTCCTCTGCGGCGTCGTCCAGGGCCTGAAGGACGTAGGCTGGGTGGATGTTCCCATCATTGCCATGGAGACCGTCGGGGCCGACTGTTTGAATGCGTCCGTTAAGGCCGGGAGGATGGTCACCTTGGATGACATCACCAG CGAAGCCACGTGTCTTGGGGCGAAGACAGCCTGCAGGAAAGCGTTTGAATACACTCAAAGTAATGAAGTCACAATCATTTCGGAACTGGTGACTGACGAGCAGGCGCTTGGTGCCGTGGAGACATTCCTGG ATGAGGAGCGCGTCCTGGTGGAGTTGGCCTGCGGAGCGGCTCTAGCAGCCGTCTACAGTGGGCTCGTGCAGAGACTACAGGCTGAAG GTCGCCTACCCGTTCACTTGGGCCCCCTGCTGGTAATTGTGTGCGGAGGCAGCAACATTGACATGGAGGAACTATCCATGCTCAAACACAAACTGGAGGCcatataa